The following proteins are co-located in the Brachybacterium sacelli genome:
- a CDS encoding phosphatase PAP2 family protein codes for MISRAARLSPRLIIAGVAAVGLLAVLALLLVRGMTYRGTVAWSNQLPGPVQSFFSSVSEYGILGLITLFAVAALSARKRGMTHLARGVAAGFGVIAAYVSSEVIKVLFSELRPCYNFTVTTIAACPEATDWSWPSNHATISVAIALAVLAMNPRLGILALPLAGLIGFSRVAVGVHYFHDVLAGALLATIAVIVITKVGTPPIARLLKWCRRFPLLDCLIAASPDQYRPRPPRHIRLDSARTA; via the coding sequence ATGATCTCCCGTGCCGCTCGCCTCTCACCACGCCTCATCATTGCCGGGGTGGCTGCTGTTGGCTTACTTGCCGTCCTGGCGCTACTCCTCGTACGAGGGATGACCTACCGCGGCACCGTCGCGTGGTCCAACCAACTGCCAGGACCGGTGCAGAGCTTCTTCTCGTCGGTCTCGGAGTACGGAATTCTTGGCCTGATCACTCTCTTCGCCGTAGCTGCTCTGAGTGCGCGCAAAAGAGGAATGACGCACCTAGCGCGAGGTGTCGCCGCAGGGTTCGGGGTCATAGCGGCCTACGTGTCCAGCGAAGTCATCAAGGTCCTGTTCAGCGAACTAAGGCCCTGCTACAACTTCACCGTCACCACGATTGCGGCGTGCCCCGAGGCAACCGATTGGTCCTGGCCCAGCAACCACGCCACGATCTCTGTCGCCATCGCCCTTGCCGTGCTGGCCATGAATCCACGCCTTGGCATCCTCGCCCTGCCCCTCGCAGGACTTATCGGATTCAGCCGCGTTGCTGTGGGCGTGCACTACTTCCATGACGTGCTGGCCGGGGCGTTGCTTGCCACCATAGCGGTCATCGTAATCACCAAAGTGGGGACACCACCTATCGCACGGCTGCTGAAATGGTGCCGGCGGTTTCCGCTTCTCGATTGCCTTATCGCTGCGAGCCCAGACCAGTACCGCCCCCGTCCTCCCCGGCATATTCGACTCGACTCCGCGCGCACCGCGTAG
- a CDS encoding IS30 family transposase, producing MALEIEVQDAVWERWRAGEPIRVIARSVHCSREAVRRHLAKSGGIRPAQRRRAALRLSLAEREEISRGLAAGDSARTIAARLGRSDSSISREISRNGGRDQYRAAMADEHAWQLAQRPKLTKLDANEELRGVVREKLHEDWSPEQIAAWLRRAFLNDPKMRISHEAIYRSLYTATCPALPSEMSVHLRSGRRLRTSRQSRRTGHGRGRLRSMVSIHDRPARIETRVEIGHWEGDLVMGRRPSAVATLVERSTRAVRLVKLQGIKGTEVRDALIRNLRELPPWLLQSLTWDRGREMSEHESIAHELGIRVYFCDPRSPWQRGSNENTNRLLRQYLPKQADFSHLTQAELDVIAGKINGRPRRVLGWKTSQELLATAPSQSFLN from the coding sequence ATGGCGTTGGAAATCGAAGTGCAGGATGCCGTGTGGGAGCGATGGCGTGCAGGCGAGCCGATTCGCGTGATCGCCCGATCGGTGCACTGCAGCCGTGAGGCGGTACGCAGACACCTGGCGAAGTCGGGTGGGATCCGCCCAGCGCAGCGCCGTCGCGCTGCTCTGCGTTTGTCACTGGCGGAGAGGGAGGAGATCTCCCGAGGACTCGCCGCCGGTGATTCCGCTCGAACGATCGCTGCTCGACTCGGTCGGTCAGACTCCTCGATCTCGCGAGAGATCTCCCGCAACGGCGGCCGTGACCAGTACAGAGCTGCCATGGCAGATGAGCACGCTTGGCAGCTCGCGCAGCGCCCCAAGCTCACCAAGCTCGATGCGAACGAGGAGCTGCGCGGCGTTGTGAGGGAGAAGCTGCACGAGGACTGGTCTCCTGAGCAGATCGCGGCGTGGCTACGACGGGCCTTTTTGAACGACCCGAAGATGCGGATCTCCCACGAGGCGATCTATCGGAGCCTCTACACCGCCACATGCCCGGCCCTTCCTTCCGAGATGAGCGTTCACCTGCGTTCCGGCCGTCGGCTCCGCACATCGCGCCAGTCGCGACGCACCGGACACGGGCGTGGCCGATTGAGGAGCATGGTCTCGATTCATGATCGCCCGGCGCGGATCGAGACTCGGGTTGAGATCGGGCACTGGGAAGGGGATCTCGTCATGGGTCGGCGGCCCAGCGCTGTTGCGACGCTGGTCGAGCGCTCCACGCGTGCAGTTCGCTTAGTGAAGCTACAAGGGATCAAAGGCACGGAGGTGCGTGACGCTCTGATCCGCAACCTCCGGGAGCTTCCGCCGTGGCTGTTGCAGTCGCTCACGTGGGACCGCGGGCGAGAAATGTCCGAGCACGAGAGTATCGCCCATGAGCTCGGCATTCGCGTCTACTTCTGCGACCCTCGCTCGCCCTGGCAGCGCGGCTCGAACGAAAACACCAACCGGCTCCTGCGCCAGTACCTCCCAAAGCAGGCGGACTTCTCTCACTTGACACAGGCCGAGCTTGACGTCATCGCAGGAAAGATCAACGGCCGACCTCGGCGTGTCCTGGGATGGAAGACCAGCCAGGAACTCCTCGCAACAGCGCCCAGCCAATCCTTCCTCAACTGA
- a CDS encoding HIT family protein — protein sequence MYEDDEVLAFMDIQPVTDGHLLVIPKRHAPYLADLDEQLGMSMFRVGQRLAAALRNSGLPCEGVNLFLADGEVAFQEVFHVHLHVFPRTPGDGFHIEADWPERPRAELNDASERIRSGMAASPS from the coding sequence GTGTACGAGGACGACGAGGTCCTCGCCTTCATGGACATCCAGCCTGTGACGGACGGGCACCTCCTTGTCATCCCCAAGCGGCACGCGCCGTACCTGGCCGATCTGGACGAGCAGCTCGGGATGTCGATGTTCCGGGTCGGCCAGCGTCTCGCCGCGGCGCTGCGCAATTCGGGGCTTCCGTGCGAGGGCGTGAACCTGTTCCTGGCCGACGGCGAGGTCGCGTTCCAGGAGGTCTTCCACGTCCACCTCCACGTGTTCCCGCGAACACCCGGCGATGGCTTCCACATCGAAGCTGACTGGCCTGAACGGCCGCGCGCCGAGCTCAACGACGCATCCGAGCGCATCCGGAGCGGCATGGCTGCCTCGCCGTCCTGA
- a CDS encoding helix-turn-helix domain-containing protein produces MSNNPAPDAPITWNLRPMMAAAGMFQTTDLIAPLRAQGVQLSREQVFRLVTKTPERLNVEVFAALCRILDCTPNDLIEIPKVQSERPRRAAGAPETSGPAIGDLRPIHAKLHRPNE; encoded by the coding sequence ATGTCGAACAACCCCGCTCCTGATGCCCCTATCACCTGGAACCTGCGCCCGATGATGGCCGCGGCCGGCATGTTCCAGACCACAGATCTGATCGCACCACTGCGCGCCCAGGGAGTGCAGCTCTCGCGCGAGCAAGTGTTCCGCCTCGTGACGAAGACTCCCGAGCGGCTGAACGTCGAGGTGTTCGCCGCCCTCTGCCGAATACTCGATTGCACACCCAACGACCTCATCGAGATCCCAAAGGTCCAGAGCGAGCGTCCACGCCGAGCCGCCGGCGCTCCAGAGACCTCCGGGCCGGCGATAGGCGACCTGCGCCCCATCCACGCCAAGCTGCACCGCCCGAACGAGTGA
- a CDS encoding tyrosine-type recombinase/integrase yields MEEVLDPLIRTTVMHQCCNKCNTWGMAQDPRGVSPLRQLRNVRALDDRRFVFEAMLSGWADQQSSRGLAERTIGSRELVIRRFEEFAGHYPWEWSPGDLEDYTTQAKSRQRPAAPSTIRGYHSIIRLFGDYLTDPRYRWTTDCEERFGTAPQQICHEWNTLAHLVDYEGRPQRRALTYDELEQLFAAADLRVETILQHGRKGALAALRDSQIFKTIYAYGLRRAEAVGLDVADLRPNGAAPSFGRFGAVDVRWGKGAHGSGPRRRSVLTIPELDWVTEGLAQWVDHARPRFTTNPAGALWLTERGTRVSLRYIDLRFAQLRDEAELPSELSVHALRHTYVTNLIEWGYAEKFVQDQVGHAYASTTAIYTSVGDDFKNRMINQALSRIYGGPNVEQPRS; encoded by the coding sequence ATGGAAGAGGTCCTGGATCCACTCATCAGGACTACAGTGATGCATCAATGTTGCAACAAATGCAATACTTGGGGAATGGCCCAAGACCCTCGTGGCGTCTCACCCCTTCGTCAGCTCCGCAACGTGCGGGCGCTGGACGACAGGCGCTTCGTGTTCGAGGCCATGCTCTCGGGTTGGGCGGATCAGCAGAGCAGCCGAGGCCTGGCCGAGCGGACGATTGGGAGCCGTGAACTGGTCATCCGGAGGTTCGAGGAGTTCGCTGGCCACTACCCCTGGGAGTGGTCACCGGGTGACCTGGAGGACTACACAACCCAGGCGAAGTCTCGACAGCGACCGGCGGCCCCCTCCACGATCCGCGGCTATCACTCCATCATTCGCTTGTTTGGCGACTACCTCACCGATCCGCGGTACCGGTGGACGACGGATTGCGAAGAGCGCTTCGGCACAGCCCCGCAACAGATCTGCCACGAGTGGAACACGCTCGCGCACCTGGTCGACTATGAGGGCCGCCCGCAACGGCGAGCACTCACGTATGACGAGCTCGAGCAGCTCTTTGCCGCGGCCGACCTCCGCGTCGAGACGATCCTTCAGCACGGTCGGAAGGGAGCCCTCGCAGCGCTGCGCGATTCCCAGATCTTCAAGACGATCTACGCCTACGGGCTGCGTCGGGCCGAGGCTGTTGGTCTGGACGTAGCGGACCTGCGGCCCAACGGTGCGGCTCCGAGCTTCGGCCGCTTCGGCGCAGTCGACGTGCGCTGGGGCAAGGGCGCACATGGCTCGGGACCGCGACGCCGATCGGTGCTCACGATCCCTGAGCTGGACTGGGTTACGGAAGGGCTGGCCCAATGGGTCGACCACGCCCGCCCTCGGTTCACCACGAACCCGGCGGGAGCGCTGTGGCTGACTGAGCGCGGAACGCGCGTCTCGCTGCGCTATATCGATCTGCGCTTCGCCCAGCTCCGCGACGAAGCAGAGCTACCTTCGGAGCTCAGCGTTCACGCCCTGCGGCACACGTACGTCACCAACCTCATCGAGTGGGGATACGCCGAGAAGTTCGTGCAGGACCAGGTCGGGCACGCCTACGCCTCGACGACCGCGATCTACACGTCCGTCGGCGACGACTTCAAGAACCGCATGATCAACCAAGCCCTCTCCCGGATCTATGGAGGACCCAATGTCGAACAACCCCGCTCCTGA